CGACATGCTGCGCTTCGTGGGCATCCCCGCCCCGGAAAAACGCGTGAACGAGTACCCGCACCAGATGTCCGGCGGGATGCGTCAGCGCGTCATGATCGCCATGGCCCTGAGCTGCAAGCCCGCCCTGCTGATCGCCGACGAGCCCACCACCGCGCTCGACGTGACCATCCAGGCGCAGATTCTGGACCTGATGCGCAAACTGCAGCAGGACGTGGGCATGAGCATCCTGTTCATCACGCACAACCTGGGCGTGGTGGCCGAGATGGCCGACCGCGTGGTCGTCATGTACGGCGGCCGCGTGGTCGAGGAAGGCGACGTCGTCGAGATCTTCAAGGCACCCCGTCACCCCTACACCATGGGCCTGCTGAACTCCATTCCCCGCCCCGGCGAGGCGCACGAGCCCGGCCAGCCCAAGGGCCGCCTGGAAGCCATTCCCGGCAACGTCCCCAACCCCCTGAACCTGCCGCCCGGCTGCGCCTTCGAGCCGCGCTGCAAGTTCGCCGTGCCCGACTGCTCCAAGGCCGTCCCGGCCCTCGAGGACACCGGCCACGGTCACATGTCCCGTTGCATCCGCTGGCGTGACTTCGCGCAGGCCCAGAACGAGGTGACTGCATGACCGCCACCACCGCACAGACCCGCCGCAGCATGCCCGCCACCGGCGACACCCTGCTGGAAGTGAACAACCTCGAGAAGTACTTCCCCATTCGCGGCGGCCTGCTGTCCCGCGTGGTCGGGAACGTCAAGGCCGTCAACGACGTGTCCTTCAAGATCGGCCGCGGCGAAGTGGTCGGTCTGGTGGGTGAGTCCGGCTCCGGCAAGACCACCGCCGGACGCGCCATCCTGCGCCTGATCGAACCGACCGGCGGACAGGTGCTGTTCAACGGCACCGACATCACCAAACTGTCCAAGGGGCAGATGCGTGACTACCGCCGCGAGATGCAGATCATCTTCCAGGATCCCTTCGCCAGCCTGAACCCCCGCATGACGGTGTCCGACATCATCGGCGAGGCCATGCAGATCCACAACCTGCACCCCGGCAAGGGCCGCATCGACCGCATTGCCGAACTGCTCCAGAAGGTCGGCCTGCGCCCCGAGCACATGCGCCGCTACCCGCACGAGTTCAGCGGCGGCCAGCGCCAGCGCATCGGGATCGCCCGCGCCCTCGCCGTGGACCCCGCGTTCATCGTGGCCGACGAACCCGTCTCCGCGCTCGACGTGTCCATCCAGGCGCAGGTCGTGAACCTCCTGCAGGACCTGCAGGAAGAACTGGGCCTGACCGTGCTGTTCATCGCGCACGACCTCGCGGTCGTCGAGTACATCTGCGACCGCATCATCGTGATGTACCTGGGCCGCGTGATGGAAATCGCGCCCAGCCGCCAGCTGAACACCAACCCCAAGCACCCCTACACCGAGGCGCTCCTGTCGGCCGCGCCCGTGCCGGACCCGACCATCAAACGCCAGCGCATCATCCTGGAAGGCGACATTCCCAGCCCGATCAACCCGCCCAGCGGCTGCGTGTTCCGCACCCGTTGCCGCTACGCGATCGCCGACTGCGCGAACATCGTTCCGGAACTGCGTGAAGTCAGCCCCGGCCACTTCAAGGCCTGCATCCGCGACGACATTCTCTAAGCGTCCCGAGCAGACGAACAGCCCGCCACCCCACCCCAGGGGCGGCGGGTTTTCTGTCGCATTTCTGACCGGACCTCTCACATCTCATAATGAGGGCCGGGTCACCATGCAGGCATGACCAAAGTGTTCCCGGCCGTCCTGCCCGCCCTCGCCGCCGCCCTCGCCCTCGGCAGCGCCGGAGCCACCGACCTGCGCATCTACCCCAGCTTCACCGAGGTCCGCCAGCCCGTCACCGCCACCGGCACCAGCCTCAACGTCACCCTGCCCCAGTCCGCCTGGGAAAGCGTGCTGCCCGGCAGCCTCGACCTCGAAGGCCTGCCGTTCACCAGCGCCGCCCAGACCCTCCAGAGCAACTGGCTGAGCGGCCTCGAGGGCCAGACCGTATTCCTGCGCCGCGGCGAGACCACCGAACCCGTCACCCTCGTCCGCGCCCGCGACCTGCTCGTCAGGGACGCCCAGGGCCGGTTCTTCAACGTGCGCTTCGAGGACCTGTCCTTCAGCGCCGCGCCCCCCCTGAACCCCCAGAGCCCCAGCCAGACCCTGACCTACACCCTGCCCCGCGCCGGAACCGGCACCCTGACGTACCTGACCCGCGCCGTCACCTGGAGCCCCCGCTACACCCTGAACGCCAGCAGCGCCGGAGCGAACCTGACCGCCCTGGCCGACCTGCGCAACAGCACCGACCTCGCCTACGACGTGCAGAACACCGAACTGTACGCCGGAGACGTCACCGTGCAGGCCAACCCCCAGGCCGAAGCTGCCGGATTCGCCGCCGACATGGTCATGCGCGCCGTCCCCACTGCCGCCGCCCCCGCCCCCAAGATCCAGAGCCAGGGCGAACTGCGCGGCCTGACCCGCTACGACCTGACCACCCCCTTCACGCTGCCCGCCAACTCCGTCATCACCCTGCCGTTCCTGACGCCCAAACTTACCAAGTTCGAACGTTACGCCGGACTCGACACCTACTTCGGCACCGACACCCGCACCGGCACCCTCAACCGCTCCTACCGCCTGGAAGCCGACCAGCGCCTCCCCGCCGGACCCCTCACCGTCCGCGAAGACGGCCGCCTCGTCGGCCAGACCACCCTCCCCGACACCCGCAAGGGCGGCACCATCGACTTCTCCCTGGGCGAAGACCCCGACATCGAATACACCCGCAGCGCCGCCCAGACCGCGCAGGTCAAGGACGCCAAGGGCAACGTCACCAAGACCACCTACAAGGTCACCTACGCCTTCGAGAGCAGCAAGGACCGCGCCGTGCGCGCCGAGGTCACCGAACGCATCGGCGGGCGCGTCATCATCATCGACACCAGCGCCCCCGTCAAGAACCAGGGAACCGCGAACCTGCGCGTGGACGTCCCCGCCAACGGCAAGATCAGCCGGACCTTCACGGTGGTCATCGACAACAGCTGAAGCTTCCCGATAGGAGCCTTCCCGGATGGTTGGGGAGGCTCTTTTCGTTTGTGGCCCCACCCCCCAGCCCCCTACCCCAGGGGGGCAGGGGGAGCGGTCGCTGCGCTCGGCAAGAGGTTCTACTTCTGCGGCGGGGTTGCTGTGTCCGGTAACGTGTCCGGCCTCGACGCCATCCTCCGCCCCCTCGCAAGGCCCGCGCGCTTCGCGCACGACGGCCGGTGGCAGTCGGCGGTAAGTGGCTGTGCGGGACGGTTCAGGCCGCTGATCTACTGTCTAGCTTCAGCCGGAGGATGGGTTGCTCAGAGAATCCCTTCCAGGTACGCCTGCACGTCCACCTTCACGGGCA
The DNA window shown above is from Deinococcus sp. LM3 and carries:
- a CDS encoding ABC transporter ATP-binding protein, with translation MTHQGEVLLAVNGLKTYFSTDDGVVKSVDGVTFHINKGETLAVVGESGSGKSVTSLSVMRLIPTPPGKIVEGEILFTGKDGVQKDIVNLSEADMRKIRGNDISMIFQEPMTSLNPVYTVGDQIAEAVMLHQGKNKKEAMGVATDMLRFVGIPAPEKRVNEYPHQMSGGMRQRVMIAMALSCKPALLIADEPTTALDVTIQAQILDLMRKLQQDVGMSILFITHNLGVVAEMADRVVVMYGGRVVEEGDVVEIFKAPRHPYTMGLLNSIPRPGEAHEPGQPKGRLEAIPGNVPNPLNLPPGCAFEPRCKFAVPDCSKAVPALEDTGHGHMSRCIRWRDFAQAQNEVTA
- a CDS encoding oligopeptide/dipeptide ABC transporter ATP-binding protein; protein product: MTATTAQTRRSMPATGDTLLEVNNLEKYFPIRGGLLSRVVGNVKAVNDVSFKIGRGEVVGLVGESGSGKTTAGRAILRLIEPTGGQVLFNGTDITKLSKGQMRDYRREMQIIFQDPFASLNPRMTVSDIIGEAMQIHNLHPGKGRIDRIAELLQKVGLRPEHMRRYPHEFSGGQRQRIGIARALAVDPAFIVADEPVSALDVSIQAQVVNLLQDLQEELGLTVLFIAHDLAVVEYICDRIIVMYLGRVMEIAPSRQLNTNPKHPYTEALLSAAPVPDPTIKRQRIILEGDIPSPINPPSGCVFRTRCRYAIADCANIVPELREVSPGHFKACIRDDIL
- a CDS encoding DUF4139 domain-containing protein, with the protein product MTKVFPAVLPALAAALALGSAGATDLRIYPSFTEVRQPVTATGTSLNVTLPQSAWESVLPGSLDLEGLPFTSAAQTLQSNWLSGLEGQTVFLRRGETTEPVTLVRARDLLVRDAQGRFFNVRFEDLSFSAAPPLNPQSPSQTLTYTLPRAGTGTLTYLTRAVTWSPRYTLNASSAGANLTALADLRNSTDLAYDVQNTELYAGDVTVQANPQAEAAGFAADMVMRAVPTAAAPAPKIQSQGELRGLTRYDLTTPFTLPANSVITLPFLTPKLTKFERYAGLDTYFGTDTRTGTLNRSYRLEADQRLPAGPLTVREDGRLVGQTTLPDTRKGGTIDFSLGEDPDIEYTRSAAQTAQVKDAKGNVTKTTYKVTYAFESSKDRAVRAEVTERIGGRVIIIDTSAPVKNQGTANLRVDVPANGKISRTFTVVIDNS